Proteins from one Zavarzinia compransoris genomic window:
- a CDS encoding ComEC/Rec2 family competence protein has product MLIGAGIGLYFALPVEPALHAAVAPAVLVASALLAMRRHPVAVVCLAGALAVAAGFAAIALRAHLQGTPVVPGRTGIVVVEGRVLTVEARPDQRPRLGLRVARATGLAPPWPREIRLSFDTAATVAGLAPGARIAVQAILLPPPGPALPGAPDHGRALWFGGIGAVGFATAAPIAIDDGAGQGGLAAWRQRMAGRIANAMDRTEGAIAAALMVGIRGGIPEAVEARWRAAGISHILSISGLHIGLAAGVVLFSLRFLLAAAGSVSLRYPVKKWAAAAAILAAGAYTVVAGLDVPAQRSFIMTAIVLVAVIADRLAITLRLVAIAAAVILLLEPESLTAPGFGMSFASVTALVAGFEAVRTPLARWRAQTGLFGRGGLALLGILLSGVLATVATAPFGVAHFGQFSAYGIVANLVAVPWTGFLVMPLIVVAALLMPFGAEGPVLALLGPAIGVIDALAAEIAALPGAQLSVPAMGQGALVLMVLAGLSLCLWRGRLRLSALAFLAAGLGLWAAEIADPPRLLIHEEGRAVATVRDGALVALPPASPRFVIEQWQERLGLGTLAVTARAEACEGRRCRLALPGGGEAVIDTAAEAAEIPCAAVVILTAREAAAPADCPGLVLGPSRLAGRGTLVIDGEGRLSDTAAARGRRPWTPGWWAPVQ; this is encoded by the coding sequence GTGCTGATCGGCGCAGGCATCGGGCTTTACTTCGCATTGCCGGTCGAGCCTGCGCTTCATGCCGCCGTCGCGCCCGCCGTCCTGGTTGCATCGGCGCTGCTGGCCATGCGCCGGCATCCGGTCGCCGTCGTCTGTCTTGCAGGGGCGCTGGCCGTCGCCGCCGGCTTTGCCGCGATCGCGCTGCGGGCCCATCTGCAGGGAACGCCGGTGGTGCCGGGGCGGACCGGAATCGTGGTCGTCGAGGGGCGGGTCCTGACCGTCGAGGCCCGGCCCGACCAGCGGCCCCGCCTCGGCCTCCGTGTCGCGCGGGCGACCGGCCTTGCCCCGCCCTGGCCGCGGGAAATCCGCCTCAGTTTCGATACCGCGGCCACGGTCGCGGGGCTGGCCCCCGGGGCCCGGATCGCGGTGCAGGCCATTCTCTTGCCGCCGCCCGGGCCGGCGCTGCCCGGCGCGCCGGACCATGGCCGGGCCCTGTGGTTCGGCGGCATCGGGGCGGTCGGCTTTGCCACCGCCGCCCCGATCGCGATCGACGACGGCGCGGGGCAGGGCGGGCTGGCCGCCTGGCGCCAGCGCATGGCCGGCCGTATCGCCAACGCCATGGACCGGACCGAGGGCGCGATCGCCGCCGCCCTGATGGTCGGCATCCGCGGCGGCATTCCGGAGGCGGTGGAGGCGCGCTGGCGAGCCGCCGGGATTTCCCACATCCTGTCGATCTCGGGCCTGCACATCGGCCTTGCCGCCGGGGTCGTGCTGTTTTCCCTGCGTTTCCTGCTGGCGGCCGCGGGTTCCGTCTCGCTGCGCTATCCGGTGAAGAAATGGGCGGCGGCCGCGGCCATTCTCGCGGCGGGGGCCTATACGGTGGTCGCCGGCCTCGACGTGCCGGCGCAGCGCAGCTTCATCATGACCGCCATCGTCCTGGTCGCGGTGATCGCCGACCGGCTGGCGATCACGCTGCGCCTGGTCGCCATTGCCGCCGCCGTGATCCTGCTGCTGGAACCGGAAAGCCTGACCGCGCCCGGTTTCGGCATGTCCTTCGCCTCGGTCACCGCCCTTGTCGCCGGCTTCGAGGCGGTGCGGACGCCGCTGGCCCGTTGGCGGGCGCAGACCGGGCTTTTCGGGCGCGGGGGCCTGGCCCTGCTCGGTATCCTGCTCTCGGGCGTGCTGGCGACCGTGGCCACGGCGCCCTTCGGGGTCGCCCATTTCGGCCAGTTCTCCGCCTATGGCATCGTCGCCAACCTCGTGGCCGTGCCTTGGACCGGCTTTCTCGTCATGCCGCTGATCGTGGTCGCGGCTTTGCTCATGCCCTTCGGTGCCGAGGGGCCGGTGCTGGCCCTGCTCGGGCCGGCGATCGGGGTGATCGATGCGCTGGCGGCCGAAATCGCCGCCTTGCCCGGGGCACAGCTATCGGTGCCGGCCATGGGGCAGGGGGCGCTGGTCCTGATGGTGCTGGCGGGCCTGTCGCTGTGCCTGTGGCGGGGGCGGCTGCGGCTCAGCGCGCTCGCGTTCCTCGCGGCCGGCCTCGGCCTCTGGGCGGCCGAGATCGCCGATCCGCCCCGCCTGCTGATTCACGAGGAAGGCCGGGCGGTCGCCACGGTGCGGGACGGCGCCCTGGTCGCCCTGCCGCCGGCCAGCCCTCGTTTCGTGATCGAGCAATGGCAGGAACGCCTGGGCCTGGGCACCCTTGCCGTTACCGCCCGGGCCGAGGCTTGCGAGGGCCGCCGCTGCCGCCTGGCCCTGCCCGGCGGCGGCGAGGCGGTGATCGATACGGCAGCGGAAGCGGCGGAGATCCCCTGTGCCGCCGTGGTCATCCTGACGGCGCGGGAGGCGGCGGCCCCGGCGGATTGCCCCGGCCTCGTCCTTGGCCCGTCACGCCTCGCCGGGCGCGGCACGCTGGTGATCGACGGCGAGGGGCGCCTGAGCGATACGGCGGCGGCGCGCGGCCGGCGCCCCTGGACGCCGGGCTGGTGGGCGCCCGTTCAGTGA
- the gltX gene encoding glutamate--tRNA ligase: MSAIVTRFAPSPTGYLHIGGARTALFNWLFARHFGGTFRLRIEDTDRQRSTDDAIGKIFEGLQWLGLDWDGDVVHQFSRAALHAAEAHRLIAEGKAYYCYCTPDELTAMREEAKANGLPPRYNGYWRDRDPAEAPAGVKPAVRLKAPREGETMVQDLVQGEVRFPNTELDDMILLRSDGTPTYMLSVVVDDHDMGITHVIRGDDHLTNTARQTQLYLALGWDVPAFAHIPLIHGADGAKLSKRHGALGVDAYRDLGYLPEAMRNYLLRLGWSHGDDEIISTEQAVAWFGLESVGRSPARFDFAKLDNLNGHYLREADNARLAGLVAGQLAKDLGRGLSEIETARLHGSIEGLKARARTLVQLVDSARFLVAARPLALDAKAEKVVAAGTPGRDRLAALKAAIADLDSFSAAMIEGAARGLAESTGAKLGDIAQPLRAALSGSTVSPPIFEVAEVLGREETLGRIADVLGA; the protein is encoded by the coding sequence ATGTCCGCTATCGTCACCCGTTTTGCCCCTTCGCCCACCGGCTACCTGCACATCGGGGGGGCGCGCACGGCCCTCTTCAACTGGCTGTTCGCCCGGCATTTCGGCGGCACGTTCCGCCTGCGCATCGAGGACACGGACCGCCAGCGTTCGACCGACGATGCCATCGGCAAGATCTTCGAGGGCCTGCAATGGCTGGGCCTCGACTGGGACGGCGATGTCGTCCACCAGTTCTCCCGCGCCGCCCTGCACGCCGCCGAGGCGCATCGCCTGATCGCCGAGGGCAAGGCCTATTACTGCTATTGCACGCCGGACGAATTGACCGCGATGCGCGAGGAGGCCAAGGCCAACGGCCTGCCGCCGCGCTACAACGGCTATTGGCGCGACCGCGACCCGGCCGAGGCGCCCGCCGGCGTGAAGCCCGCCGTCCGTCTGAAGGCCCCGCGCGAGGGCGAGACCATGGTCCAGGATCTGGTGCAGGGCGAGGTCCGCTTCCCCAATACCGAACTCGACGACATGATCCTGCTGCGCTCGGACGGCACGCCGACCTATATGCTGTCGGTGGTGGTCGACGACCACGACATGGGCATCACCCATGTCATCCGCGGCGACGACCACCTGACCAATACCGCGCGCCAGACCCAGCTTTACCTCGCCCTCGGCTGGGACGTCCCGGCCTTCGCCCATATCCCGCTGATCCACGGGGCGGACGGCGCCAAACTGTCGAAGCGCCACGGCGCGCTCGGCGTCGATGCCTATCGCGACCTCGGCTATCTGCCCGAAGCGATGCGGAATTACCTGCTCCGCCTCGGTTGGAGCCATGGCGACGACGAAATCATCTCCACCGAACAGGCGGTCGCGTGGTTCGGCCTCGAAAGCGTCGGCCGCTCGCCCGCCCGCTTCGATTTCGCCAAGCTCGACAATCTGAACGGCCACTACCTGCGCGAGGCGGACAACGCGCGCCTCGCCGGCCTCGTCGCCGGGCAGCTGGCCAAGGATCTCGGCCGGGGCCTGAGCGAAATCGAGACGGCGCGCCTCCACGGCTCGATCGAGGGCTTGAAGGCCCGCGCCCGCACCCTGGTGCAACTGGTCGATTCTGCCCGCTTCCTGGTCGCCGCGCGGCCGCTCGCCCTCGATGCCAAGGCCGAGAAAGTGGTCGCCGCCGGCACCCCCGGCCGCGACCGGCTGGCCGCGCTGAAGGCGGCGATCGCCGATCTCGACTCGTTCTCCGCCGCCATGATCGAAGGCGCCGCCCGGGGCCTTGCCGAATCGACAGGGGCGAAGCTCGGCGATATCGCCCAGCCCCTGCGCGCGGCCCTGTCCGGCTCGACCGTGTCGCCCCCGATCTTCGAGGTCGCCGAGGTCCTGGGCCGCGAGGAAACCCTCGGCCGCATTGCCGACGTATTGGGCGCATAG
- the gltA gene encoding citrate synthase, with the protein MADQTSVVLEDAGKKISLPLIEGSVGPKVIDIRKLYAETGHFTYDPGFTSTASCESTITYIDGDEGVLLYRGYSIDDLADKSDFPEVCYLLLNGELPTQAQKEKFLKNITYHTMVHEQLSMFFRGFRRDAHPMAVICGVVGALSAFYHDSTDISDPVQRVIASHRLIAKMPTIIAMAYKYSIGQPFMYPRNDLDYCENFLYMTFGVPCEPYKVSPTLASALDKIFILHADHEQNASTSTVRLAGSSGANPFACIAAGIACLWGPAHGGANEAALNMLQQIGTPDRIPEYIAKAKDKNDPFRLMGFGHRVYKNYDPRAKVMQETARQVLDELGVHNDPLFQVAMELEKIALSDPYFIEKKLYPNVDFYSGIILRAMGFPTTMFTPLFALARTVGWIAQWSEMIADPSQKIGRPRQLYTGSPRRAFVPVAERA; encoded by the coding sequence ATGGCCGATCAGACCTCTGTGGTTCTTGAGGATGCGGGCAAGAAAATATCGTTGCCGTTGATAGAGGGTTCGGTCGGGCCCAAGGTCATCGATATTCGGAAGCTCTATGCCGAGACGGGTCACTTCACCTATGACCCGGGGTTCACCTCGACCGCGTCGTGCGAATCCACGATCACCTATATCGACGGCGACGAGGGCGTCCTGCTCTATCGCGGCTATTCGATCGACGATCTGGCCGACAAGAGCGACTTCCCCGAAGTCTGCTACCTGCTCCTGAACGGCGAGTTGCCGACCCAGGCGCAGAAGGAAAAGTTCCTGAAGAACATCACCTATCACACGATGGTGCATGAGCAGCTGTCGATGTTCTTCCGCGGCTTCCGCCGCGACGCGCACCCGATGGCCGTGATCTGCGGCGTGGTCGGCGCGCTTTCGGCCTTCTACCACGACTCGACCGACATCAGCGACCCGGTGCAGCGCGTCATCGCCAGCCACCGCCTGATCGCCAAGATGCCGACGATCATCGCCATGGCCTACAAGTATTCGATCGGCCAGCCGTTCATGTATCCGCGGAACGATCTCGATTACTGCGAGAACTTCCTCTACATGACCTTCGGCGTCCCCTGCGAGCCCTATAAGGTTTCGCCGACGCTGGCGAGCGCGCTCGACAAGATCTTCATCCTGCACGCCGATCACGAGCAGAATGCCTCGACCTCGACCGTCCGCCTGGCCGGCTCGTCGGGCGCCAATCCCTTCGCCTGTATCGCCGCCGGCATCGCCTGCCTGTGGGGTCCCGCCCATGGCGGCGCGAATGAAGCGGCGCTCAACATGCTGCAGCAGATCGGCACGCCGGACCGCATCCCGGAATATATCGCCAAGGCCAAGGACAAGAACGATCCGTTCCGCCTGATGGGCTTCGGCCACCGGGTCTACAAGAACTACGACCCGCGCGCCAAGGTGATGCAGGAAACCGCCCGCCAGGTGCTCGACGAACTGGGCGTCCACAACGACCCCCTGTTCCAGGTCGCGATGGAACTGGAAAAGATCGCCCTCAGCGATCCCTATTTCATCGAGAAGAAGCTCTACCCGAACGTCGACTTCTATTCGGGCATCATCCTGCGCGCCATGGGCTTCCCGACCACGATGTTCACGCCGCTGTTCGCCCTGGCGCGCACCGTCGGCTGGATCGCCCAATGGTCGGAAATGATCGCCGATCCCTCGCAGAAGATCGGCCGCCCGCGTCAGCTCTACACCGGTTCGCCCCGCCGCGCCTTCGTGCCGGTGGCCGAGCGCGCCTGA
- the lpxB gene encoding lipid-A-disaccharide synthase, with protein MTAYRDGLPAARPLHVFIIAGEPSGDALGARVMAALKRETGGAVRFTGVGGPLMTGEGMASQFPMAELTLLGVLEVLPKAAHVLRRVREVAAAILDQRPDVVVTVDAPAFSFRVGKKIKGQGIPHIHYVAPTVWAWRPRRAKMVAGFLSHLLVLFPFEPPYFERHGLATSFVGHSVVEGAADADSLRAGGAALLARLGIDPGRPVLVVLPGSRSSEVKRLGPVFGAALGLLAAQFPGLAVLVPTVPNVAGLVKAAVADWPLPVHVLEDAADKLPAMAAAGTALAASGTVALELALAETPMVIAYRANPLSVLVVRMMAKVRFANLINIIEDRAIVPELLQSQCTPEKLAAATGHLMRDEGARAEQVGAMRRVMTALGRGGPAPSARAARAILAALRPL; from the coding sequence ATGACCGCGTATCGGGACGGGCTGCCGGCGGCGCGGCCCCTGCATGTCTTCATCATCGCCGGCGAGCCGTCGGGCGATGCTTTGGGCGCCCGGGTGATGGCGGCCCTCAAGCGCGAAACCGGGGGCGCCGTGCGCTTCACCGGCGTCGGCGGCCCGCTGATGACGGGCGAGGGCATGGCCAGCCAGTTCCCGATGGCGGAACTGACCCTGCTCGGCGTCCTGGAAGTCCTGCCCAAGGCGGCCCATGTCCTGCGCCGGGTGCGGGAAGTGGCGGCGGCGATCCTCGACCAGCGGCCGGACGTGGTCGTCACCGTCGATGCCCCGGCCTTTTCCTTCCGAGTCGGCAAGAAGATCAAGGGGCAGGGGATCCCCCATATCCATTACGTGGCGCCCACGGTCTGGGCCTGGCGGCCGCGGCGGGCGAAGATGGTCGCCGGCTTCCTCAGCCATCTCCTGGTGCTGTTCCCGTTCGAGCCGCCCTATTTCGAGCGGCATGGGCTGGCCACCAGCTTCGTCGGCCATTCGGTGGTCGAGGGGGCGGCGGATGCGGACAGCTTGCGCGCCGGCGGCGCCGCCCTGCTGGCCCGCCTCGGCATCGATCCGGGGCGGCCGGTGCTGGTCGTCCTGCCCGGCAGCCGGTCGAGCGAGGTGAAGCGCCTGGGGCCGGTTTTCGGGGCGGCGCTGGGCCTGCTGGCCGCGCAATTCCCCGGCCTCGCGGTGCTGGTGCCGACCGTGCCCAATGTCGCCGGCCTGGTGAAGGCGGCGGTCGCGGATTGGCCCCTGCCGGTCCATGTCCTCGAAGACGCGGCGGACAAGCTGCCGGCAATGGCGGCGGCGGGCACGGCGCTGGCCGCGTCCGGCACGGTGGCGCTGGAACTGGCCCTGGCGGAAACGCCCATGGTCATCGCCTATCGCGCCAATCCGCTCAGCGTGCTGGTGGTGCGGATGATGGCGAAGGTGCGCTTCGCCAATCTGATCAATATCATCGAGGATCGGGCCATCGTCCCCGAACTGCTGCAAAGCCAGTGCACGCCGGAAAAGCTGGCGGCGGCGACCGGCCACCTGATGCGGGACGAAGGCGCGCGGGCGGAACAGGTGGGCGCCATGCGCCGGGTGATGACCGCGCTCGGCCGCGGCGGACCGGCCCCGTCGGCCCGGGCGGCGCGGGCGATCCTGGCGGCACTCCGGCCTCTGTAG